One genomic segment of Clostridium estertheticum subsp. estertheticum includes these proteins:
- a CDS encoding DUF438 domain-containing protein has protein sequence MDNKKIEKLTQVLQKLNQEGVTETLRKEALDIVSNISPVELSIAEQNLIEKGMKPQDLRHLCDIHMEVLKGELDKIKTKIEPGHVVYTLIAEHDKILEFLTLLEEVNSKIQKTETYINSLEEIKELKTIVFNILDAENHHQREEKVLFTEMESREITGPTRIMRMEHEDIKAKKEFLKLTLEEASELNFNEFKEKVDESAKYIIFNMRDHIFKENYILYPTAIESIQGKEIWNDMKKRCDEIGYCGFTPKV, from the coding sequence ATGGATAACAAAAAAATAGAAAAATTAACTCAGGTTTTGCAAAAACTAAATCAAGAAGGTGTAACTGAGACTTTAAGAAAAGAAGCTTTAGACATCGTTTCTAATATAAGTCCTGTCGAACTTTCAATTGCAGAGCAAAATTTAATAGAAAAAGGAATGAAACCTCAAGATTTAAGACATCTTTGTGATATACACATGGAAGTTTTAAAAGGCGAACTTGATAAAATTAAGACAAAGATTGAACCAGGTCATGTTGTGTATACCCTTATTGCTGAACACGATAAAATCCTTGAATTCTTGACGCTGCTTGAAGAAGTTAATTCTAAAATCCAAAAGACTGAAACATATATTAACAGTTTAGAAGAAATTAAGGAATTAAAGACTATTGTGTTTAATATATTAGATGCAGAGAATCATCACCAAAGAGAGGAAAAGGTGTTGTTTACTGAGATGGAAAGCAGAGAAATTACTGGACCAACTCGAATTATGAGAATGGAACATGAGGATATAAAAGCTAAGAAAGAATTTTTAAAATTAACATTAGAGGAGGCCTCTGAATTAAACTTCAATGAATTCAAAGAAAAAGTAGATGAGAGTGCAAAATATATCATATTTAACATGAGAGATCATATATTTAAAGAAAACTATATTCTATATCCTACAGCAATAGAATCTATACAAGGAAAAGAAATATGGAATGATATGAAAAAAAGGTGTGATGAGATAGGTTATTGTGGATTTACACCTAAAGTTTAA
- the hcp gene encoding hydroxylamine reductase, giving the protein MAMFCYQCQEAANCTGCTVKGVCGKTESLAKAQDLLIYITKGISIYGVRARENGIVNKEVDTFIMESLFATITNANFDRNIFIERVRKGLSLREGLKNELLNAGIKLNDKGENASWLKKIFNLFGFGTEEELNLPDAAVWFSNDLKAFDEKAATVGVLSTQNEDIRSLRELLIYGLKGMAAYAKHANNLGYDDEGLHAFTQKGLASTLDDTLGVNELVALVLECGKYGVDAMALLDKANTTSYGNPEITKVNIGVKTNPAILISGHDLKDMEELLKQTEGTGVDIYTHSEMLPANYYPAFKKYKHLVGNYGNAWWKQNQEFESFNGPILMTTNCIVTPKASYKDRIYTTGVTGFPGVKHIADGINGKAKDFSQIIKQAKKCAAPVEIEKGEIVGGFAHNQVIALADKIVDAVKSGSIKRFFVMAGCDGRMKSRDYYTEFAQKLPKDAIILTAGCAKYKYNKLNLGDIGGIPRVLDAGQCNDSYSLVVIALKLKEVFGLDDINELPISYNIAWYEQKAVIVLLALLHLGVKNIHLGPTLPAFLSPNVVKVLVDSFGIGGIINVDDDIDMFMGA; this is encoded by the coding sequence ATGGCAATGTTTTGTTATCAATGTCAAGAAGCAGCTAACTGCACAGGTTGTACGGTAAAGGGAGTTTGTGGTAAGACTGAAAGCCTCGCAAAGGCTCAGGACTTACTAATTTATATAACTAAAGGAATATCTATATATGGAGTTCGCGCTAGAGAGAATGGTATAGTTAATAAAGAAGTAGATACTTTTATAATGGAAAGTTTATTTGCAACTATAACTAATGCAAATTTTGATAGGAATATATTTATTGAAAGAGTTAGAAAAGGTTTAAGTTTAAGGGAAGGTTTAAAGAATGAACTTCTTAATGCTGGTATTAAGTTAAATGATAAAGGCGAAAATGCTAGCTGGCTTAAAAAGATATTTAATCTATTTGGATTTGGCACGGAAGAGGAATTAAACTTACCTGATGCAGCTGTTTGGTTTTCTAATGACTTAAAAGCCTTTGATGAAAAAGCAGCAACGGTGGGCGTACTATCAACGCAAAATGAGGACATAAGATCTTTAAGAGAACTTCTAATTTATGGACTTAAGGGAATGGCTGCATATGCTAAGCATGCCAATAACCTTGGATATGATGATGAAGGACTCCATGCATTTACGCAAAAGGGATTAGCTTCTACTTTGGACGATACTCTAGGAGTGAATGAACTTGTAGCTCTAGTGCTTGAATGTGGTAAGTACGGTGTGGATGCCATGGCACTACTTGACAAGGCAAACACCACAAGTTACGGAAATCCTGAAATAACAAAAGTTAATATAGGAGTTAAAACTAATCCTGCTATATTAATTAGTGGACATGATTTAAAAGATATGGAAGAGTTATTAAAACAAACTGAAGGCACTGGAGTAGATATATATACTCATAGTGAAATGTTACCTGCTAACTATTATCCTGCATTTAAAAAGTACAAGCACTTGGTAGGTAATTACGGAAATGCATGGTGGAAGCAGAATCAAGAATTTGAAAGCTTCAACGGGCCAATACTTATGACTACAAACTGCATTGTGACTCCGAAAGCATCTTATAAAGATAGAATATACACCACTGGAGTAACAGGTTTTCCAGGAGTTAAGCATATAGCTGATGGAATAAATGGGAAAGCGAAAGATTTTTCTCAGATAATTAAACAAGCTAAAAAATGTGCGGCACCTGTCGAGATTGAGAAAGGTGAAATAGTAGGAGGCTTTGCTCATAATCAAGTAATAGCTCTTGCAGACAAAATTGTGGACGCTGTTAAAAGCGGATCAATAAAGAGATTCTTTGTAATGGCAGGTTGCGATGGACGAATGAAGAGTCGTGATTATTATACAGAATTTGCTCAAAAGCTACCAAAAGATGCAATTATACTTACAGCTGGTTGCGCAAAATATAAATATAACAAATTGAATTTAGGTGATATTGGTGGGATTCCAAGGGTACTAGATGCTGGTCAATGTAATGATTCATATTCATTAGTTGTAATAGCACTTAAACTTAAAGAAGTATTTGGACTGGATGATATAAACGAACTTCCGATTTCTTATAATATTGCATGGTACGAGCAAAAGGCAGTTATAGTATTACTTGCATTATTGCACCTAGGGGTTAAAAATATCCACTTAGGACCAACCCTTCCAGCCTTCCTATCACCAAACGTAGTAAAAGTATTGGTTGACAGCTTCGGTATTGGTGGAATAATCAATGTAGATGATGATATAGATATGTTCATGGGTGCTTAA
- the asrC gene encoding sulfite reductase subunit C: MDINTKLLKKNAFRITKTRGKTAIRIRVPGGQIEAKHLEVLQKVAEIYGDGTLHITTRQGFEIPNIDMDKIPEVNKMVQSVIEGLEINQISPNTGYSAAGTRNVSACVGANVCPFANYNTTNFAKRIEKEIFPNDYHVKVALTGCPNDCIKARMQDFGIIGMTEPQYEFYRCISCKSCVNNCKKRVTGALRMENFKVVRDHDKCIGCGECIGKCPTSAWSRSLEKYYKLVIMGRTGKKKPRLAQDFIKWVDEESIVKIIKNTYSYIEKYMDIDAPGGKEHIGYIVDRTGYPVFKEWVLKDVTLGEKAEVQEFINW; this comes from the coding sequence ATGGATATAAACACTAAATTGCTTAAAAAGAATGCGTTTAGAATAACCAAAACAAGAGGTAAAACTGCTATAAGAATAAGGGTGCCTGGTGGGCAAATAGAGGCTAAACATTTAGAAGTTTTACAAAAGGTAGCAGAGATTTATGGAGATGGAACTCTTCATATAACTACAAGGCAGGGTTTTGAAATACCTAATATTGATATGGATAAAATACCAGAGGTTAACAAAATGGTTCAATCAGTAATTGAAGGCCTTGAAATAAATCAGATTTCTCCAAATACTGGTTATTCAGCTGCAGGTACTAGAAATGTTTCAGCATGCGTGGGAGCAAATGTCTGTCCTTTTGCAAATTATAATACAACAAACTTTGCGAAAAGGATTGAAAAAGAAATTTTTCCTAACGATTACCATGTAAAGGTGGCTTTAACAGGTTGTCCTAATGATTGTATAAAAGCTAGAATGCAAGATTTCGGAATTATAGGAATGACGGAGCCTCAATATGAATTTTATAGATGCATCAGTTGTAAATCCTGCGTAAATAACTGTAAAAAAAGAGTTACTGGCGCACTTAGAATGGAAAATTTTAAAGTGGTACGTGATCATGACAAATGCATTGGATGCGGAGAATGTATAGGGAAATGTCCGACATCTGCATGGAGCAGAAGTTTAGAGAAATATTATAAACTAGTAATAATGGGTAGAACGGGAAAGAAGAAACCTAGACTTGCTCAAGATTTTATAAAGTGGGTTGACGAAGAAAGTATTGTTAAAATTATAAAAAACACTTATTCATACATTGAAAAGTATATGGATATAGATGCTCCTGGAGGAAAAGAACATATAGGGTACATTGTTGATAGAACAGGATATCCAGTGTTTAAGGAATGGGTTTTGAAAGATGTAACTCTTGGAGAAAAAGCTGAGGTCCAGGAATTTATTAATTGGTAA
- the asrB gene encoding anaerobic sulfite reductase subunit AsrB, with product MKNIYMPFKSRILNIKKHTETDYTFRMEFEGDVKPGQFFEVSIPKFGESPISVSEIGDGYVDLTIRRVGVVTDVIHSFFVGGTLYLRGPYGNGFDVNIYKGKEIIVAAGGTGLAPVKGIVDYFAKHPKECKDFNVMAGFKSPADILFKDNFKMWEKSINVTLTVDSADDDYTGTVGLITKYIDGIPVDNMDEVQVIVVGPPMMLKFTVAGFIKKGVKEKNIWVSYERKMCCGVGKCGHCKMDDTYICLEGPVFNYLDAVHLVD from the coding sequence ATGAAAAATATATATATGCCTTTTAAGTCTAGGATACTTAATATAAAGAAGCATACGGAAACAGATTATACTTTCAGAATGGAGTTTGAAGGGGATGTAAAGCCAGGTCAATTTTTCGAAGTGTCTATACCGAAATTTGGCGAGTCACCTATATCTGTTAGCGAAATAGGTGATGGTTATGTAGACCTTACAATAAGACGTGTAGGAGTGGTTACAGATGTAATTCATAGTTTCTTTGTAGGGGGAACTTTGTATCTAAGGGGACCATATGGGAATGGTTTTGATGTGAATATATATAAAGGTAAAGAAATTATTGTAGCTGCAGGTGGAACTGGACTAGCGCCTGTAAAAGGAATAGTGGATTATTTTGCAAAACATCCAAAAGAGTGTAAGGACTTTAATGTAATGGCAGGATTCAAGTCCCCGGCCGATATCTTATTTAAGGATAATTTTAAAATGTGGGAAAAAAGTATTAATGTTACCTTAACTGTTGATAGTGCAGATGATGATTATACTGGAACTGTGGGACTTATAACAAAATATATTGATGGTATTCCGGTTGACAATATGGATGAAGTACAAGTAATTGTAGTAGGACCTCCTATGATGCTCAAGTTTACAGTGGCTGGGTTTATAAAAAAAGGAGTAAAAGAGAAAAATATATGGGTATCTTATGAGCGAAAGATGTGTTGTGGAGTTGGAAAATGTGGACACTGTAAAATGGACGATACGTATATATGTTTAGAGGGTCCTGTTTTTAATTATTTGGATGCAGTTCATTTAGTAGATTAG
- the asrA gene encoding anaerobic sulfite reductase subunit AsrA: MGFRLKIEKFDEHLERLRDKYKVYAPVKLKGKGTFADTDTIRYKEIESIKEIEFNTKSTFSPKEIILPITQTLFYFTEDECKEPKEGEKKILIFLRSCDIHAMKRLDEVYLRNGNEDYYYKTLREKVKFVLMGCSDSFENCFCASMGYNKTEEYDMYTKIKNDEVFVECKSEELMNYFYKDIEGTIVVEPEYVSSNDIKVTIPENLDQRVFKSKMWDEYSSRCIACGRCNFVCGTCSCFTMQDVFSKDNKNVGERRRIWASCHVDGFSDMAGGHGFRKDKKDRMRFKVMHKVYDFKKRAGYHMCVGCGRCDDICPEYISFSSCVNKLSKVMEAVE; this comes from the coding sequence ATGGGATTTAGGTTGAAAATAGAGAAGTTTGATGAGCATCTTGAAAGATTAAGAGATAAATATAAGGTATATGCACCAGTAAAGCTCAAGGGAAAGGGAACTTTTGCGGACACAGATACAATTAGGTATAAGGAAATAGAAAGTATAAAAGAAATAGAATTTAATACCAAATCTACTTTTTCGCCAAAGGAAATAATACTTCCGATTACTCAAACATTATTTTACTTTACTGAAGATGAATGCAAAGAGCCAAAAGAAGGCGAAAAGAAAATACTGATTTTTTTAAGAAGTTGCGATATACATGCAATGAAGAGGCTTGATGAAGTTTATTTAAGAAATGGCAACGAGGATTATTATTACAAAACCTTAAGAGAAAAAGTTAAATTTGTGCTTATGGGTTGTAGTGATAGTTTCGAAAACTGTTTTTGTGCCAGTATGGGGTATAATAAGACAGAAGAGTATGACATGTACACTAAAATTAAAAATGATGAAGTTTTTGTGGAGTGTAAATCCGAGGAGCTAATGAATTATTTTTATAAAGATATAGAAGGCACAATTGTGGTAGAACCTGAATATGTATCAAGTAATGATATAAAGGTTACTATACCTGAAAACTTAGATCAAAGAGTTTTTAAATCTAAAATGTGGGATGAATATTCTTCAAGGTGTATTGCCTGTGGAAGGTGTAATTTTGTCTGTGGAACATGTTCGTGTTTTACTATGCAGGATGTTTTCTCGAAAGATAACAAGAATGTAGGAGAGAGAAGGCGAATATGGGCATCTTGTCATGTAGACGGGTTTAGTGACATGGCAGGAGGGCACGGTTTTAGAAAAGATAAAAAAGATAGGATGAGATTTAAGGTTATGCACAAGGTTTATGATTTTAAAAAGAGAGCCGGATATCATATGTGTGTAGGTTGTGGTAGATGTGATGATATATGCCCTGAATATATATCTTTTTCTAGTTGCGTTAATAAACTAAGTAAAGTTATGGAGGCGGTGGAGTAA
- a CDS encoding phosphodiester glycosidase family protein, with amino-acid sequence MPKNKDKKLKPVILFILYMTLFTAITAPFYVFRGPFTNLKKVVVATIMGTRHQYLATTFLSKAEIDKITNKNNIKEDTKVSLADINIANKSSNEIVRYNLHPDSGRYDGYLLEIPNPLKVKIAYSKNLRIEGEKTSEMAKRYNAVAAINGGSFTDNNKGSFGGTGAFPGGFLIINGKVHFNDSKDTTKQSVTAFTDKGKLIVGNYSVNELKKLNVRDALCFRPPVLIIKGKGQINDENAAADGFQPRTAIGQTADGTILFLVMDGRANLKKSGATLKDIQDELLKHGAVNASNLDGGFSSTMYQDGALVNSPHGWNGERYVATSIYVEP; translated from the coding sequence ATGCCTAAAAATAAAGATAAAAAATTAAAACCGGTAATACTTTTCATATTGTATATGACATTATTCACCGCGATAACAGCACCATTTTATGTCTTTAGAGGACCATTCACTAACTTAAAGAAGGTTGTAGTCGCTACAATTATGGGAACTAGACATCAATATCTAGCCACTACCTTTTTATCTAAAGCCGAGATAGATAAAATAACTAATAAAAACAACATTAAAGAAGATACAAAGGTTAGTCTAGCTGATATTAATATTGCTAATAAATCAAGTAATGAGATAGTTAGATATAATTTGCATCCAGATTCAGGAAGATATGACGGATATCTGTTAGAGATCCCTAATCCCTTAAAAGTTAAAATAGCATATAGTAAAAATTTAAGGATAGAAGGCGAAAAAACAAGTGAAATGGCAAAGCGATATAATGCAGTAGCAGCAATAAATGGAGGATCTTTCACTGATAACAACAAAGGTAGCTTTGGAGGCACAGGTGCTTTTCCGGGAGGTTTTCTAATCATTAATGGAAAAGTACATTTTAATGATAGTAAGGATACTACTAAGCAAAGCGTTACAGCATTCACAGATAAAGGGAAACTTATAGTTGGTAATTACAGTGTTAATGAGCTTAAAAAATTGAATGTTAGAGACGCTTTATGCTTTAGACCTCCTGTTTTAATCATAAAAGGTAAAGGGCAAATTAATGATGAAAATGCTGCTGCTGATGGTTTCCAACCAAGAACTGCCATCGGTCAAACTGCTGACGGAACAATTTTGTTTCTTGTAATGGATGGGCGTGCAAATCTTAAAAAATCAGGTGCTACACTTAAGGACATCCAAGACGAGCTACTAAAGCACGGTGCTGTCAACGCATCTAACCTAGATGGTGGTTTTTCTAGCACAATGTATCAAGATGGCGCATTAGTAAATAGCCCTCATGGTTGGAATGGTGAAAGGTATGTTGCCACCTCAATTTATGTGGAACCTTAA
- a CDS encoding AAA family ATPase, which translates to MEFLESNQYLRRLELKRESVESFSNYPFCLPTIKNLSSLDFHPKVTFIVGENGSGKSTILEAIAIACGFNPEGGTINFNFSSMNTHSELYKYIKLVKGVKKPKNGFFLRAESFYNLASNIDELDREGGPKLVSSYGGQSLHKQSHGESFFAVFMNRFGSNGLYILDEPEAALSPSRQMSMITRIHELVNMGSQLIISTHSPIIMAYPESTIYEIKDKMEVVRYEETENYQITKNFINNRDKMLRILIDSLN; encoded by the coding sequence ATGGAATTTTTAGAGAGTAATCAATATCTTAGAAGGTTAGAACTTAAAAGAGAAAGTGTTGAGTCTTTTTCAAATTATCCTTTCTGTTTACCTACCATAAAGAATTTATCAAGTCTAGATTTTCATCCAAAAGTAACATTTATTGTAGGGGAAAATGGTTCGGGTAAATCTACAATTTTGGAGGCAATAGCAATTGCTTGTGGGTTTAATCCTGAAGGTGGAACAATCAATTTCAACTTTTCATCCATGAACACACACTCAGAATTATACAAATATATAAAGTTAGTTAAGGGAGTAAAAAAACCAAAGAATGGATTTTTTCTAAGAGCAGAGAGTTTCTATAACCTTGCGAGCAATATTGATGAACTTGATAGAGAGGGAGGACCAAAACTTGTGTCTTCATACGGAGGTCAATCGCTACATAAACAATCCCATGGAGAGTCTTTTTTTGCTGTATTTATGAATAGGTTTGGCAGTAATGGACTGTATATATTAGACGAGCCAGAGGCTGCATTATCTCCATCAAGGCAGATGTCGATGATTACAAGAATTCATGAGTTAGTTAATATGGGTTCTCAACTTATTATTTCAACTCATTCTCCAATTATAATGGCTTACCCAGAATCAACTATTTATGAAATAAAAGATAAGATGGAAGTTGTTAGATATGAAGAAACTGAAAACTATCAGATAACGAAAAACTTTATTAATAATAGGGATAAGATGCTCCGTATTCTAATTGATAGCCTTAACTAG